Proteins encoded by one window of Drosophila melanogaster chromosome X:
- the raskol gene encoding raskol, isoform E: protein MGRRTYLSRSSTISYPSRIEGWLDVCETEGELTRLIKTLPWGPLYCVLQQDDQTFTAYCSEEISIFPATPKKELGDVCYEDIPRVRLDRVRRPAKALWDGPPTLVEENEDSDSCVGGSGGMSGINDIVLNTTLYSELGEYKSKTLPRIHFDTALNDTSLNEDTSYEKACRRGSAPTTPILGSKQHQTEHNATSRFTNFFSKKSNPLKRTKSVTKLERTKRGSGGLRGSRSHESLLSSHAVMSTIDLSCTGAVGVAPVHQSVLGRRHCFQVRGGPRGERYYSCGSRQERDLWIYSLRKSIAPNAEHTRRTDNSLKMWVYEAKNLPPKKRYFCELQLDKTLYGRTSVKLQTDLLFWGEHFDFPDIPEINVITVNVFREVDKKKKRDKYQFVGSVKIPVHDVTSRLPCEQWYPILSDKAGDSLGRTSGGGGSGSKDKEQLPTLRIKCRFQSTDILPINVYGNFLTYLKENYKRVCETLEPVIGVKAKEDIGQALVLLMHAQGLAGAFLTDVVALDLLRVGDQRLTFRGNSLATKSMEAFLKLTGEQYLQDTLSAPINELIQSERDCEVDPTKTSGSSAGSLQRQQAALRGAVRGAWQCIFESHKHFPAQLRNCFATFRERLQQLGRQDMADNLISASIFLRFLCPAILSPSLFNITSELPSARATRNLTLVAKTLQTLANFTRFQGKENFMEFLNDFLEQEAARMQQFLEIISTRPEHPAPDSILDWAGYIDQGKQLSILHSLLSESLAKLPEARQHELDPLQHILDEISRAKEHGMGTALPGGYLPATSSTHSIASENQENRNPGSSGSHAGSNSEQLLPQQSQLAQPQHAIVSKPLSAERGIMRGVLTPNSLEKNIFRYNDPTVNGLLQQQQQQQQQQQQQQQQHQQLQQHGHQQQPHHQHPLQMLSNSQTSIAGNQYMSSPGGLQHAQSQTSMASSSLNGSSSNLLHGHQQHAHHPQQLHPHHCPPAPQTSASSTMERMDRMNYPYMSHNGNDYETSTPSSTRSRTLPRNGNPNANGNVGSSNNNQSGSYDDMHGEFQIQISGFDTSSAFVCKSPTPMMKSSLGPAGAGRSHHKLNLGIPDHSGGYVRGNNLNPNSNMPKNLEDLDDLFKYAEEHDVAEPANHHNHNQGQQNHQGHLKPAAVPGKEQLSAKSSHCSSGYQSISTNPSPSQSSSPVESQLKAAMGSHNAPLAFKNPSYQLQPQTGSSRSSAQSNTHQQQQQQQQQQFGSRLKPIGGGLVAARAAFLNSGGALEAATLTPSSSDEQLSADNYFSYAAAAAAGAGIATKLEAQRSLSGGSSSSTSASASTSNLGKSGGSSAYGRLNGPLKREDVYGSGYGGSSGNVGYGLSTSSAAGHHQHPHQQQQNPMQQQQQRERDQEHKQYAGSVAGSVGSATSAAQRRLSLDSARTLSDSSTDTEGHCNQLQEGKRRRQLRSSGGSGGGGAGSEQGLGKSYDQNGEIQLLQQTLDTLCHTLDRDEAELRDSSDELFGLQRPAGSNGSNNLSLQSESTMRSIIDRLITMEEELRREQLKMSLALSHKQRVIEEQGQQIAALDAANSRLLSALTALRQRYETQQQQQQHQAPPKTQKPQ from the exons ATATTCCCGGCCACGCCCAAAAAGGAG CTAGGCGATGTTTGCTACGAGGACATTCCAAGGGTTCGGTTGGACCGAGTTCGTCGTCCTGCGAAGGCTTTGTGGGACGGACCGCCGACGTTGGTCGAGGAAAACGAGGATTCAGATTCGTGTGTTGGGGGCAGCGGCGGCATGAGTGGCATCAACGACATCGTCCTGAATACGACGCTCTACAGTGAACTAG GTGAGTACAAGTCGAAGACACTGCCTCGCATACATTTCGATACGGCGTTAAACGATACATCGCTGAATGAAG ATACGTCCTATGAGAAGGCGTGCCGCCGTGGATCAGCGCCCACCACGCCCATTTTGGGCAGCAAACAGCACCAGACGGAGCACAATGCCACCTCGCGTTTCACCAACTTCTTTTCCAAGAA ATCCAATCCTTTGAAGCGGACCAAGTCGGTGACCAAGCTGGAGCGGACCAAGCGCGGATCCGGCGGACTGAGGGGCTCCCGCTCGCACGAGAGTCTGCTGTCCAGTCACGCCGTCATGTCCACCATAG ATCTCTCGTGCACtggggcggtgggcgtggcgccCGTGCATCAGTCGGTTCTGGGACGTCGTCACTGTTTCCAGGTACGGGGCGGGCCTCGTGGCGAGCGGTACTACTCATGCGGATCGCGCCAGGAGCGCGACCTTTGGATCTACTCGCTGCGCAAGTCGATCGCTCCGAATGCAGAGCACACGCGTCGCACGGACAACTCGCTGAAGATGTGGGTGTACGAGGCGAAAAATCTGCCGCCCAAGAAGCGTTACTTTTGCGAACTGCAATTGGACAAGACGCTGTACGGCCGGACTTCGGTGAAGCTGCAGACGGATCTGCTGTTTTGGGGGGAGCACTTCGATTTCCCCGACATACCCGAGATTAATGTGATCACTGTTAACGTTTTCCGTGAGGTggacaagaagaagaagcggGACAAATACCAATTTGTGGGATCGGTGAAGATACCCGTGCACGATGTCACCTCCAGATTGCCCTGCGAACAATGGTATCCCATACTGAGCGACAAGGCGGGCGACAGTCTGGGCAGGACATcgggcggcggcggcagtggGTCCAAGGACAAGGAGCAATTGCCCACGCTGAGGATCAAGTGTCGTTTCCAGAGCACCGACATCCTGCCCATCAATGTGTACGGCAACTTTTTGACGTACCTCAAGGAGAACTATAAGCGCGTGTGCGAGACCCTGGAGCCGGTGATCGGAGTCAAGGCCAAGGAGGACATTGGACAGGCACTGGTGCTGCTGATGCACGCACAGGGATTGGCGGGCGCCTTCCTCACCGATGTGGTGGCCCTCGATCTGCTGCGAGTTGGCGATCAGAGGCTTACGTTCAGGGGCAACTCCTTGGCCACCAAGAGCATGGAGGCATTCCTCAAGCTGACGGGCGAACAGTATCTGCAGGACACACTATCCGCACCAATAAACGAGCTAATTCAGTCGGAGAGGGACTGCGAGGTGGATCCCACCAAGACGAGCGGTTCGTCGGCGGGTTCGCTGCAGCGACAGCAGGCCGCCTTGCGTGGCGCGGTccgaggggcgtggcagtgcaTCTTCGAATCGCACAAGCATTTTCCCGCCCAGTTACGAAATTGCTTTGCGACGTTCCGGGAGCGCTTGCAGCAGCTGGGCCGTCAGGATATGGCCGACAACCTGATCTCGGCGAGCATTTTCCTGCGCTTCCTGTGCCCGGCCATCCTGTCGCCGTCGCTCTTCAATATCACCAGCGAACTGCCGTCCGCACGGGCCACCCGCAATCTCACACTGGTGGCCAAGACCCTGCAAACATTGGCCAATTTCACCCGCTTCCAGGGCAAAGAGAACTTTATGGAGTTTCTCAACGATTTCCTCGAGCAGGAGGCCGCTCGCATGCAACAGTTTCTGGAGATTATATCCACGCGGCCGGAGCACCCAGCTCCAGACTCGATCCTCGATTGGGCCGGGTACATCGACCAGGGCAAACAGTTGTCCATACTACACAGTTTGCTCAGCGAAAGCCTGGCCAAGCTGCCGGAGGCCAGGCAGCACGAGCTGGATCCGTTGCAGCATATTCTCGATGAAATCAGCCGAGCCAAAGAGCATGGCATGGGCACAGCACTGCCGGGTGGATATTTGCCGGCCACCTCGTCTACGCACTCGATAGCCAGCGAGAATCAGGAGAATCGCAATCCGGGATCCTCGGGCTCGCACGCTGGCTCCAACTCGGAGCAGTTACTGCCACAACAAAGCCAGTTGGCCCAGCCGCAGCATGCGATTGTTAGTAAACCATTATCTGCGGAGCGCGGCATCATGCGAGGAGTACTTACGCCGAATTCTCTGGAGAAGAATATCTTTAGATACAATGATCCCACGGTTAATGgcttactgcagcagcagcagcagcagcagcagcagcagcaacaacagcaacagcaacatcagcagctgcaacagcatGGCCATCAGCAACAGCCGCACCACCAGCATCCACTCCAGATGCTCTCCAATTCACAAACCTCCATTGCCGGCAACCAATATATGAGTTCGCCAGGAGGCCTGCAGCATGCCCAATCGCAGACCTCGATGGCGTCCTCATCGCTTAAtgggagcagcagcaatttGCTGCACGGCCACCAGCAGCATGCCCATCACCCGCAGCAACTGCATCCACATCACTGCCCGCCGGCGCCACAGACCAGTGCCTCCAGCACTATGGAGCGCATGGATCGCATGAACTATCCGTATATGTCGCACAATGGCAATGACTACGAGACCAGCACGCCTTCGAGCACTCGCTCCAGGACACTGCCACGGAATGGAAATCCCAATGCCAATGGCAACgtgggcagcagcaacaataaccaGAGCGGCAGCTACGATGACATGCACGGGGAGTTCCAAATCCAGATCTCTGGGTTCGATACGAGCAGTGCTTTTGTCTGCAAGTCGCCCACACCCATGATGAAATCCAGTTTGGGACCAGCGGGGGCCGGACGAAGTCATCACAAACTGAATTTGGGAATACCCGATCACTCAGGTGGCTATGTGCGGGGTAATAATTTGAATCCCAACTCGAATATGCCCAAGAACTTGGAGGATCTGGACGATCTGTTCAAGTACGCCGAGGAGCATGACGTGGCGGAACCAGCGAACCATCACAATCACAACCAGGGTCAGCAGAACCACCAGGGACATCTGAAGCCGGCCGCCGTTCCCGGCAAGGAGCAGCTGTCGGCGAAAAGCAGTCACTGCAGTTCTGGCTACCAGAGCATCTCCACAAATCCCTCGCCCTCGCAGTCCTCCAGTCCCGTGGAGAGCCAGCTGAAGGCCGCGATGGGCAGTCACAATGCGCCGCTGGCCTTCAAGAATCCCTCCTATCAGCTTCAGCCCCAAACTGGCTCGTCCAGATCATCGGCACAGAGTAATacacaccagcagcagcagcagcagcaacaacaacagtttGGCAGCCGCTTGAAACCAATTGGCGGCGGACTGGTGGCCGCGAGGGCGGCTTTCCTCAACAGTGGCGGAGCCTTGGAGGCGGCCACTTTGACGCCCAGCTCCTCGGACGAACAGCTCTCGGCGGATAATTACTTCAGTTATGCAgcggctgcagctgctggagcGGGTATTGCCACCAAATTGGAGGCTCAACGCTCGCTCAGCGGCGGCAGTAGCTCCTCCACCTCAGCATCTGCGTCCACCTCGAATCTTGGCAAGAGCGGCGGCTCATCCGCCTACGGGCGGCTGAATGGGCCGCTGAAGCGCGAGGATGTCTACGGCAGTGGCTACGGCGGCAGCAGTGGAAATGTGGGCTATGGCTTGTCCACTTCCAGTGCCGCGGGACACCATCAACAtccccaccagcagcagcagaatccgatgcagcagcagcagcaaagggAACGGGATCAGGAACACAAGCAGTATGCCGGCAGTGTGGCGGGCAGCGTGGGATCGGCCACATCAGCGGCTCAGAGGCGCCTGAGCTTGGACTCGGCGCGCACGCTCTCCGACAGCAGCACGGATACAGAGG GACACTGCAACCAATTGCAGGAGGGCAAGCGACGCAGGCAGTTGCGCAGCAGTGGCGGcagcggcggaggaggagccgGTTCTGAGCAGGGACTGGGCAAGAGCTATGACCAGAACGGAGAGATTCAGCTGCTGCAACAGACGCTGGACACGCTCTGCCACACGCTGGACCGGGATGAGGCCGAGCTTCGCGACTCCAGCGACGAGCTGTTTGGCCTGCAGCGTCCGGCGGGCAGCAATGGATCGAACAATCTTAGCCTGCAGTCGGAGTCCACTATGCGCAGCATCATCGACAG ACTCATAACcatggaggaggagctgcGACGCGAGCAGCTGAAGATGTCGCTGGCGCTGTCGCACAAGCAGCGCGTGATCGAGGAGCAGGGCCAGCAGATTGCGGCACTGGATGCGGCCAACAGCCGGCTGCTGAGTGCCCTGACCGCCCTGCGCCAGCGGTACGAgacccagcagcagcagcagcagcaccaagcACCACCAAAGACCCAGAAGCCGCAGTGA
- the raskol gene encoding raskol, isoform G — MGRRTYLSRSSTISYPSRIEGWLDVCETEGELTRLIKTLPWGPLYCVLQQDDQTFTAYCSEEISIFPATPKKELGDVCYEDIPRVRLDRVRRPAKALWDGPPTLVEENEDSDSCVGGSGGMSGINDIVLNTTLYSELDTSYEKACRRGSAPTTPILGSKQHQTEHNATSRFTNFFSKKSNPLKRTKSVTKLERTKRGSGGLRGSRSHESLLSSHAVMSTIDLSCTGAVGVAPVHQSVLGRRHCFQVRGGPRGERYYSCGSRQERDLWIYSLRKSIAPNAEHTRRTDNSLKMWVYEAKNLPPKKRYFCELQLDKTLYGRTSVKLQTDLLFWGEHFDFPDIPEINVITVNVFREVDKKKKRDKYQFVGSVKIPVHDVTSRLPCEQWYPILSDKAGDSLGRTSGGGGSGSKDKEQLPTLRIKCRFQSTDILPINVYGNFLTYLKENYKRVCETLEPVIGVKAKEDIGQALVLLMHAQGLAGAFLTDVVALDLLRVGDQRLTFRGNSLATKSMEAFLKLTGEQYLQDTLSAPINELIQSERDCEVDPTKTSGSSAGSLQRQQAALRGAVRGAWQCIFESHKHFPAQLRNCFATFRERLQQLGRQDMADNLISASIFLRFLCPAILSPSLFNITSELPSARATRNLTLVAKTLQTLANFTRFQGKENFMEFLNDFLEQEAARMQQFLEIISTRPEHPAPDSILDWAGYIDQGKQLSILHSLLSESLAKLPEARQHELDPLQHILDEISRAKEHGMGTALPGGYLPATSSTHSIASENQENRNPGSSGSHAGSNSEQLLPQQSQLAQPQHAIVSKPLSAERGIMRGVLTPNSLEKNIFRYNDPTVNGLLQQQQQQQQQQQQQQQQHQQLQQHGHQQQPHHQHPLQMLSNSQTSIAGNQYMSSPGGLQHAQSQTSMASSSLNGSSSNLLHGHQQHAHHPQQLHPHHCPPAPQTSASSTMERMDRMNYPYMSHNGNDYETSTPSSTRSRTLPRNGNPNANGNVGSSNNNQSGSYDDMHGEFQIQISGFDTSSAFVCKSPTPMMKSSLGPAGAGRSHHKLNLGIPDHSGGYVRGNNLNPNSNMPKNLEDLDDLFKYAEEHDVAEPANHHNHNQGQQNHQGHLKPAAVPGKEQLSAKSSHCSSGYQSISTNPSPSQSSSPVESQLKAAMGSHNAPLAFKNPSYQLQPQTGSSRSSAQSNTHQQQQQQQQQQFGSRLKPIGGGLVAARAAFLNSGGALEAATLTPSSSDEQLSADNYFSYAAAAAAGAGIATKLEAQRSLSGGSSSSTSASASTSNLGKSGGSSAYGRLNGPLKREDVYGSGYGGSSGNVGYGLSTSSAAGHHQHPHQQQQNPMQQQQQRERDQEHKQYAGSVAGSVGSATSAAQRRLSLDSARTLSDSSTDTEGHCNQLQEGKRRRQLRSSGGSGGGGAGSEQGLGKSYDQNGEIQLLQQTLDTLCHTLDRDEAELRDSSDELFGLQRPAGSNGSNNLSLQSESTMRSIIDRLITMEEELRREQLKMSLALSHKQRVIEEQGQQIAALDAANSRLLSALTALRQRYETQQQQQQHQAPPKTQKPQ; from the exons ATATTCCCGGCCACGCCCAAAAAGGAG CTAGGCGATGTTTGCTACGAGGACATTCCAAGGGTTCGGTTGGACCGAGTTCGTCGTCCTGCGAAGGCTTTGTGGGACGGACCGCCGACGTTGGTCGAGGAAAACGAGGATTCAGATTCGTGTGTTGGGGGCAGCGGCGGCATGAGTGGCATCAACGACATCGTCCTGAATACGACGCTCTACAGTGAACTAG ATACGTCCTATGAGAAGGCGTGCCGCCGTGGATCAGCGCCCACCACGCCCATTTTGGGCAGCAAACAGCACCAGACGGAGCACAATGCCACCTCGCGTTTCACCAACTTCTTTTCCAAGAA ATCCAATCCTTTGAAGCGGACCAAGTCGGTGACCAAGCTGGAGCGGACCAAGCGCGGATCCGGCGGACTGAGGGGCTCCCGCTCGCACGAGAGTCTGCTGTCCAGTCACGCCGTCATGTCCACCATAG ATCTCTCGTGCACtggggcggtgggcgtggcgccCGTGCATCAGTCGGTTCTGGGACGTCGTCACTGTTTCCAGGTACGGGGCGGGCCTCGTGGCGAGCGGTACTACTCATGCGGATCGCGCCAGGAGCGCGACCTTTGGATCTACTCGCTGCGCAAGTCGATCGCTCCGAATGCAGAGCACACGCGTCGCACGGACAACTCGCTGAAGATGTGGGTGTACGAGGCGAAAAATCTGCCGCCCAAGAAGCGTTACTTTTGCGAACTGCAATTGGACAAGACGCTGTACGGCCGGACTTCGGTGAAGCTGCAGACGGATCTGCTGTTTTGGGGGGAGCACTTCGATTTCCCCGACATACCCGAGATTAATGTGATCACTGTTAACGTTTTCCGTGAGGTggacaagaagaagaagcggGACAAATACCAATTTGTGGGATCGGTGAAGATACCCGTGCACGATGTCACCTCCAGATTGCCCTGCGAACAATGGTATCCCATACTGAGCGACAAGGCGGGCGACAGTCTGGGCAGGACATcgggcggcggcggcagtggGTCCAAGGACAAGGAGCAATTGCCCACGCTGAGGATCAAGTGTCGTTTCCAGAGCACCGACATCCTGCCCATCAATGTGTACGGCAACTTTTTGACGTACCTCAAGGAGAACTATAAGCGCGTGTGCGAGACCCTGGAGCCGGTGATCGGAGTCAAGGCCAAGGAGGACATTGGACAGGCACTGGTGCTGCTGATGCACGCACAGGGATTGGCGGGCGCCTTCCTCACCGATGTGGTGGCCCTCGATCTGCTGCGAGTTGGCGATCAGAGGCTTACGTTCAGGGGCAACTCCTTGGCCACCAAGAGCATGGAGGCATTCCTCAAGCTGACGGGCGAACAGTATCTGCAGGACACACTATCCGCACCAATAAACGAGCTAATTCAGTCGGAGAGGGACTGCGAGGTGGATCCCACCAAGACGAGCGGTTCGTCGGCGGGTTCGCTGCAGCGACAGCAGGCCGCCTTGCGTGGCGCGGTccgaggggcgtggcagtgcaTCTTCGAATCGCACAAGCATTTTCCCGCCCAGTTACGAAATTGCTTTGCGACGTTCCGGGAGCGCTTGCAGCAGCTGGGCCGTCAGGATATGGCCGACAACCTGATCTCGGCGAGCATTTTCCTGCGCTTCCTGTGCCCGGCCATCCTGTCGCCGTCGCTCTTCAATATCACCAGCGAACTGCCGTCCGCACGGGCCACCCGCAATCTCACACTGGTGGCCAAGACCCTGCAAACATTGGCCAATTTCACCCGCTTCCAGGGCAAAGAGAACTTTATGGAGTTTCTCAACGATTTCCTCGAGCAGGAGGCCGCTCGCATGCAACAGTTTCTGGAGATTATATCCACGCGGCCGGAGCACCCAGCTCCAGACTCGATCCTCGATTGGGCCGGGTACATCGACCAGGGCAAACAGTTGTCCATACTACACAGTTTGCTCAGCGAAAGCCTGGCCAAGCTGCCGGAGGCCAGGCAGCACGAGCTGGATCCGTTGCAGCATATTCTCGATGAAATCAGCCGAGCCAAAGAGCATGGCATGGGCACAGCACTGCCGGGTGGATATTTGCCGGCCACCTCGTCTACGCACTCGATAGCCAGCGAGAATCAGGAGAATCGCAATCCGGGATCCTCGGGCTCGCACGCTGGCTCCAACTCGGAGCAGTTACTGCCACAACAAAGCCAGTTGGCCCAGCCGCAGCATGCGATTGTTAGTAAACCATTATCTGCGGAGCGCGGCATCATGCGAGGAGTACTTACGCCGAATTCTCTGGAGAAGAATATCTTTAGATACAATGATCCCACGGTTAATGgcttactgcagcagcagcagcagcagcagcagcagcagcaacaacagcaacagcaacatcagcagctgcaacagcatGGCCATCAGCAACAGCCGCACCACCAGCATCCACTCCAGATGCTCTCCAATTCACAAACCTCCATTGCCGGCAACCAATATATGAGTTCGCCAGGAGGCCTGCAGCATGCCCAATCGCAGACCTCGATGGCGTCCTCATCGCTTAAtgggagcagcagcaatttGCTGCACGGCCACCAGCAGCATGCCCATCACCCGCAGCAACTGCATCCACATCACTGCCCGCCGGCGCCACAGACCAGTGCCTCCAGCACTATGGAGCGCATGGATCGCATGAACTATCCGTATATGTCGCACAATGGCAATGACTACGAGACCAGCACGCCTTCGAGCACTCGCTCCAGGACACTGCCACGGAATGGAAATCCCAATGCCAATGGCAACgtgggcagcagcaacaataaccaGAGCGGCAGCTACGATGACATGCACGGGGAGTTCCAAATCCAGATCTCTGGGTTCGATACGAGCAGTGCTTTTGTCTGCAAGTCGCCCACACCCATGATGAAATCCAGTTTGGGACCAGCGGGGGCCGGACGAAGTCATCACAAACTGAATTTGGGAATACCCGATCACTCAGGTGGCTATGTGCGGGGTAATAATTTGAATCCCAACTCGAATATGCCCAAGAACTTGGAGGATCTGGACGATCTGTTCAAGTACGCCGAGGAGCATGACGTGGCGGAACCAGCGAACCATCACAATCACAACCAGGGTCAGCAGAACCACCAGGGACATCTGAAGCCGGCCGCCGTTCCCGGCAAGGAGCAGCTGTCGGCGAAAAGCAGTCACTGCAGTTCTGGCTACCAGAGCATCTCCACAAATCCCTCGCCCTCGCAGTCCTCCAGTCCCGTGGAGAGCCAGCTGAAGGCCGCGATGGGCAGTCACAATGCGCCGCTGGCCTTCAAGAATCCCTCCTATCAGCTTCAGCCCCAAACTGGCTCGTCCAGATCATCGGCACAGAGTAATacacaccagcagcagcagcagcagcaacaacaacagtttGGCAGCCGCTTGAAACCAATTGGCGGCGGACTGGTGGCCGCGAGGGCGGCTTTCCTCAACAGTGGCGGAGCCTTGGAGGCGGCCACTTTGACGCCCAGCTCCTCGGACGAACAGCTCTCGGCGGATAATTACTTCAGTTATGCAgcggctgcagctgctggagcGGGTATTGCCACCAAATTGGAGGCTCAACGCTCGCTCAGCGGCGGCAGTAGCTCCTCCACCTCAGCATCTGCGTCCACCTCGAATCTTGGCAAGAGCGGCGGCTCATCCGCCTACGGGCGGCTGAATGGGCCGCTGAAGCGCGAGGATGTCTACGGCAGTGGCTACGGCGGCAGCAGTGGAAATGTGGGCTATGGCTTGTCCACTTCCAGTGCCGCGGGACACCATCAACAtccccaccagcagcagcagaatccgatgcagcagcagcagcaaagggAACGGGATCAGGAACACAAGCAGTATGCCGGCAGTGTGGCGGGCAGCGTGGGATCGGCCACATCAGCGGCTCAGAGGCGCCTGAGCTTGGACTCGGCGCGCACGCTCTCCGACAGCAGCACGGATACAGAGG GACACTGCAACCAATTGCAGGAGGGCAAGCGACGCAGGCAGTTGCGCAGCAGTGGCGGcagcggcggaggaggagccgGTTCTGAGCAGGGACTGGGCAAGAGCTATGACCAGAACGGAGAGATTCAGCTGCTGCAACAGACGCTGGACACGCTCTGCCACACGCTGGACCGGGATGAGGCCGAGCTTCGCGACTCCAGCGACGAGCTGTTTGGCCTGCAGCGTCCGGCGGGCAGCAATGGATCGAACAATCTTAGCCTGCAGTCGGAGTCCACTATGCGCAGCATCATCGACAG ACTCATAACcatggaggaggagctgcGACGCGAGCAGCTGAAGATGTCGCTGGCGCTGTCGCACAAGCAGCGCGTGATCGAGGAGCAGGGCCAGCAGATTGCGGCACTGGATGCGGCCAACAGCCGGCTGCTGAGTGCCCTGACCGCCCTGCGCCAGCGGTACGAgacccagcagcagcagcagcagcaccaagcACCACCAAAGACCCAGAAGCCGCAGTGA